One window of the Microbulbifer sp. Q7 genome contains the following:
- a CDS encoding cold-shock protein, with protein sequence MSKTTTGTVKWFNESKGFGFIEQQSGPDVFAHFSAIATSGFKTLTEGQTVEFSVTQGPKGPQAENIVCA encoded by the coding sequence ATGTCTAAGACAACTACCGGCACTGTTAAGTGGTTTAACGAATCTAAAGGCTTTGGCTTTATCGAACAGCAGTCTGGCCCCGATGTGTTCGCACACTTCAGCGCCATCGCTACCTCAGGCTTCAAAACCCTGACCGAAGGCCAGACCGTTGAGTTCTCCGTGACTCAAGGTCCGAAAGGCCCGCAAGCTGAAAATATCGTTTGCGCCTGA
- a CDS encoding DUF6671 family protein, producing the protein MTLSRHTNRYQNLSVALLTKHDKGAVISPPLAKLGLHVVTTDAFDTDTLGTFSGEIPRELSPRECAAHKARLACELTGLDFGLGSEGSFGGGPMPGLVNWDEELLVFYDAKQDLEITAHAAGTVGLGPISSSSWQELSDWVGRFPPEQAWILRLSDRLYKGLTGNASMQKILIEQGLLTQGAIQGEVRLEPDLRAMHCPERRVYIAQAAAQLCQRLQSLCPTCTAPDFWQTSVERGLPCAWCSEPTALAKTRIKQCRQCGFTERQPVEQAQADPGQCQRCNP; encoded by the coding sequence ATGACACTGTCCAGACACACGAATCGTTACCAGAACCTCTCCGTAGCGCTGTTGACCAAACACGACAAAGGCGCGGTGATCAGCCCGCCACTGGCGAAACTTGGGCTGCACGTCGTAACCACCGATGCGTTCGATACCGACACGCTGGGCACCTTTAGCGGAGAAATACCGCGCGAACTCTCGCCACGGGAGTGCGCCGCGCACAAGGCGCGGCTGGCGTGCGAACTGACCGGTCTGGATTTCGGGCTTGGCAGCGAGGGCAGTTTTGGCGGCGGCCCAATGCCGGGGCTGGTGAATTGGGATGAAGAGCTTCTGGTGTTCTACGACGCAAAGCAGGACCTGGAAATTACCGCCCACGCCGCCGGCACGGTCGGCCTGGGACCTATCTCATCCAGTTCATGGCAGGAATTAAGCGACTGGGTGGGCCGGTTTCCGCCAGAGCAGGCATGGATACTGCGCCTGTCTGACCGGCTCTACAAAGGCCTCACCGGCAACGCATCGATGCAGAAAATACTGATCGAGCAGGGCCTGCTGACACAGGGAGCGATTCAAGGCGAAGTGCGCCTGGAGCCAGACCTGCGTGCCATGCACTGCCCGGAAAGGCGTGTTTACATCGCGCAGGCGGCAGCGCAGCTGTGCCAGCGGCTGCAGTCCCTGTGCCCAACATGCACCGCCCCCGACTTCTGGCAAACGTCTGTAGAGCGGGGCCTGCCCTGCGCCTGGTGCAGCGAGCCAACGGCGCTGGCAAAAACGCGCATCAAGCAATGCCGGCAGTGCGGCTTTACCGAGCGACAGCCAGTAGAGCAAGCCCAGGCAGACCCGGGCCAGTGCCAGCGGTGTAATCCGTAA
- a CDS encoding DUF429 domain-containing protein — translation MSVDTLFIGWDVGGWNCDSNANSRDALVVLDGKRNLLGEPWRGNLRTAINEAGSTREWLQTLLRYCEIECSDDLPPVVMAIDTPLGFSRPFLNLISGQGAAGDIGKSADNPYLFRYTEHFLFQHGLKPLSAVKDMIGSQATKGMHALARFAPEAVETGVWRNGVALSAFEAYPSACKSSLRVRELLQKYRTVSATTQPEAWDMAGFGSGIDHEDKRDALLCALVAWLFHAQPDALCWPDAGVPPGEGWIFVPEDALA, via the coding sequence ATGAGTGTCGACACACTCTTTATTGGCTGGGATGTGGGTGGCTGGAACTGTGATAGCAATGCCAACAGTCGCGATGCGCTGGTGGTGCTGGATGGAAAGCGGAACCTGCTCGGCGAGCCCTGGCGCGGCAACCTGCGCACCGCAATCAATGAGGCCGGCAGTACGCGGGAATGGCTTCAGACACTGTTGCGTTACTGCGAAATCGAATGCAGCGACGACTTGCCGCCGGTGGTGATGGCCATTGATACACCGCTTGGCTTTTCGCGGCCATTCCTGAACCTGATCAGCGGCCAGGGCGCCGCTGGTGATATTGGTAAATCGGCGGATAACCCCTACCTGTTCCGCTACACGGAACACTTTCTATTCCAGCATGGCTTGAAACCCCTGTCGGCAGTCAAAGACATGATCGGCAGCCAGGCCACCAAGGGCATGCACGCACTCGCCCGCTTCGCTCCGGAAGCCGTTGAGACCGGTGTCTGGCGCAACGGTGTGGCACTTAGCGCGTTTGAAGCCTACCCCTCCGCCTGCAAGTCATCCCTAAGAGTGCGCGAGCTGCTGCAGAAATATCGCACCGTATCCGCAACTACCCAGCCCGAGGCCTGGGACATGGCTGGATTCGGGTCAGGTATTGACCACGAGGACAAGCGCGATGCCCTGTTGTGTGCGCTGGTTGCGTGGTTGTTCCACGCGCAACCGGATGCGCTTTGCTGGCCCGATGCCGGGGTGCCGCCGGGGGAGGGCTGGATATTTGTGCCGGAGGATGCGCTGGCGTAG